The following are encoded in a window of Longibacter salinarum genomic DNA:
- a CDS encoding TRAP transporter small permease subunit, giving the protein MDIWLRWAHRIDGFSERTGRVIYYCTLAMIVIGAFNAIARYTDKYTGLGMSSNTWLELQWYLFGLVFLLGAAYTLKHDDHVRVDVLYSHLSARGKAWIDLAGTILFLFPFCVLMLYMSIPMVENSWAVLEQSPDPGGLPRYPIRTIIPIAFALVLIQGVSMVIKQVAILRGHDPEEVDPSDSVSVEPRDPTLPSDDTSAGM; this is encoded by the coding sequence ATGGACATCTGGCTCCGCTGGGCCCACCGAATCGACGGCTTCAGCGAACGAACGGGTCGCGTGATCTACTACTGCACGCTGGCCATGATTGTCATCGGCGCGTTCAATGCCATTGCCCGATACACGGATAAATATACCGGGCTGGGAATGAGTTCGAATACGTGGCTCGAGCTGCAGTGGTACCTTTTCGGGCTCGTTTTCCTTCTGGGTGCCGCCTACACCCTCAAGCACGACGACCACGTCCGCGTCGATGTGCTGTACAGCCATCTCTCGGCGCGCGGGAAAGCCTGGATTGATCTCGCCGGGACGATTCTTTTTCTCTTCCCGTTCTGCGTCCTGATGCTGTACATGTCGATTCCGATGGTCGAGAACTCTTGGGCCGTCCTCGAACAGTCCCCGGATCCGGGAGGCTTACCGCGATATCCGATCCGCACGATTATTCCGATCGCGTTTGCCCTCGTTCTGATTCAGGGGGTGTCGATGGTCATCAAACAGGTCGCCATTCTGCGCGGTCACGATCCCGAGGAGGTCGACCCCAGCGATTCCGTCAGTGTTGAGCCGCGGGATCCGACATTGCCGTCCGACGACACCTCTGCGGGGATGTAG
- a CDS encoding mechanosensitive ion channel family protein: MKSFFSGIIERLRSDLNPQTLADGTADLLANVVVGGLVFVVFYVLWRLINVALQRGLNRSTIDKTTASFIQTIVKYVLLGIGLIQALASIGIDATAFLASLGIVGLTIGFAARDALSNLISGLLIFWDRPFVINDLVEVEGSYGRVDTITLRSTRVVTTDGRMLAIPNTTIVNSVVASYTNFPHVRLDISVTIDVEEDLNRTEQILLDLVMEDPDYLSEPMPRVVVTALNDYNVELQLQAWYRNEYNHLAEQFDLRKRVFEALTTAGVAMPYETIEVRTGPSHPFQIAGQTKEG; encoded by the coding sequence ATGAAATCTTTTTTCTCCGGTATCATCGAACGTCTGCGCTCGGACCTGAACCCGCAGACGCTCGCCGACGGTACGGCCGACCTGCTCGCGAATGTGGTCGTCGGCGGGCTGGTCTTTGTCGTGTTTTATGTTCTCTGGAGACTGATCAATGTCGCTCTGCAGCGCGGCCTGAACCGCTCGACGATCGACAAGACCACGGCAAGCTTCATCCAAACCATCGTCAAGTACGTTTTGCTGGGAATCGGGCTCATCCAGGCGCTCGCCAGCATCGGAATTGACGCGACTGCCTTTCTCGCGAGCCTCGGCATCGTCGGTCTCACCATCGGCTTCGCAGCTCGCGATGCGCTGTCCAACCTCATCTCCGGATTGCTAATTTTCTGGGACCGTCCCTTCGTCATCAACGATCTCGTGGAGGTGGAAGGAAGCTACGGCCGCGTTGATACGATTACTCTTCGATCGACGCGTGTCGTCACAACCGACGGACGGATGCTCGCCATTCCCAACACGACGATCGTAAACTCCGTCGTGGCCAGCTACACCAACTTTCCGCACGTTCGGCTCGATATTTCCGTCACGATTGATGTCGAGGAGGACCTGAATCGAACGGAGCAAATCCTGCTGGACCTGGTGATGGAAGATCCCGACTACCTGTCTGAGCCGATGCCGCGCGTAGTCGTGACCGCGCTGAATGACTACAACGTGGAATTGCAACTTCAGGCCTGGTACCGAAACGAGTACAACCATCTCGCGGAACAATTCGACCTCCGAAAGCGGGTGTTTGAGGCGCTTACCACGGCCGGGGTTGCCATGCCATACGAAACCATCGAGGTTCGAACGGGCCCATCTCACCCGTTCCAGATTGCGGGTCAAACGAAAGAGGGGTAG
- a CDS encoding TIGR00730 family Rossman fold protein, giving the protein MPHIGVFCSSSNAIDSSYPPIAETLGAGIAHLGYTFVYGGGDVGLMGAAARSATENGGSVVGVIPRKLESREGLYTLADELIITDTMSERKQTIYDRSDAFVVLPGGYGTLEEFMEILTLRNLGYHGHPIILVNTDGFYDTLIQFFDELFDKHFARERAEEVVHIVPSAEKALELLASLD; this is encoded by the coding sequence ATGCCGCACATTGGCGTCTTCTGTTCCTCCAGCAATGCCATCGACTCGTCCTACCCGCCCATTGCCGAGACGCTCGGCGCCGGCATCGCCCATCTCGGGTACACCTTCGTTTACGGCGGAGGAGATGTGGGCTTGATGGGAGCCGCCGCGCGGAGCGCCACGGAGAACGGAGGCAGCGTGGTCGGTGTCATTCCTCGCAAACTGGAATCGCGAGAGGGTCTGTACACGCTCGCCGATGAGCTTATTATTACGGACACAATGAGCGAACGGAAGCAGACGATCTACGACCGATCCGACGCCTTCGTTGTGCTGCCCGGCGGATACGGCACCCTCGAGGAGTTCATGGAAATCCTGACGCTTCGAAATCTCGGCTATCACGGCCATCCAATCATCCTCGTTAACACGGACGGATTCTACGATACGCTCATTCAGTTCTTCGACGAGCTCTTCGACAAACACTTCGCTCGAGAGCGCGCCGAGGAGGTCGTACACATCGTGCCAAGCGCCGAGAAGGCTCTGGAGCTCCTGGCCTCCCTTGACTGA
- a CDS encoding TRAP transporter large permease: protein MDPDVIAPLMFIGALVLIFSGYPVAFALGGTALAFAAIGVEVGLLDWALLQALPDRVFGVMSNYVLLAVPFFIFMGTMLEKSRLAEDLLKTVGQLFGRTRGGLAIAVVLVGALLAAATGVVGASVVAMGLISMPVMLRYGYSEELASGVITASGTLGQIIPPSIVLVVLADQLGISVGDLFIGALVPGLALAALYGLYAISVAFLRPTSAPALPDEALDIDRSQLLRRVGLVMMPPLVLILLVLGSIFAGVATPTEAGALGAVGAIGLAAANGRLSFKALRETMDETTRLTAMVMFLLVGSTAFALVFRGLGGDFWIEDLLTNLPGGIIGFLIVANLAIFILGFFIDFFEIAFIIIPLLAVPAARLLTPEFGATADAALVWFGVMVGMNLQTSFLTPPFGFALFYLRGVAPDSVSTMQIYRGAIPFIVIQLIGLILIILYPELVTWGI, encoded by the coding sequence ATGGATCCTGATGTTATCGCGCCCCTGATGTTCATTGGCGCGCTTGTGCTCATCTTCTCTGGATATCCCGTTGCGTTCGCGCTGGGAGGGACGGCGCTGGCTTTTGCTGCGATTGGCGTGGAGGTGGGGCTGCTGGACTGGGCGCTTCTGCAGGCGCTGCCGGATCGCGTGTTCGGCGTCATGTCGAACTACGTTCTTCTTGCCGTCCCCTTCTTCATTTTTATGGGGACGATGCTGGAGAAGTCCAGGCTCGCGGAGGATTTGCTTAAGACCGTCGGGCAGTTGTTCGGACGGACCCGCGGAGGCCTCGCCATTGCTGTCGTGTTGGTTGGTGCCCTGCTGGCAGCGGCAACCGGCGTCGTTGGCGCGTCGGTCGTCGCGATGGGGCTGATCTCGATGCCCGTGATGCTCCGGTACGGTTATTCCGAGGAACTCGCGTCGGGCGTCATCACGGCGTCGGGCACACTCGGCCAGATTATTCCGCCGAGCATCGTTCTCGTCGTCCTCGCCGATCAGCTGGGCATTAGCGTCGGCGACCTCTTCATTGGAGCACTGGTCCCGGGACTGGCGCTTGCCGCACTGTACGGGTTGTACGCGATCTCGGTCGCGTTCCTTCGTCCAACGTCGGCTCCCGCGCTACCGGACGAAGCGCTCGATATCGACCGTAGCCAGCTGCTCCGTCGCGTGGGTCTGGTGATGATGCCCCCGCTCGTGCTGATCCTGCTTGTGCTCGGAAGTATCTTCGCTGGCGTCGCGACCCCGACGGAGGCCGGTGCACTCGGCGCCGTCGGAGCGATCGGGCTCGCAGCGGCAAACGGACGTCTTTCCTTCAAGGCGTTGCGCGAGACGATGGACGAGACGACGCGGCTCACGGCCATGGTCATGTTCTTGCTCGTGGGGTCGACCGCCTTTGCGCTCGTTTTCCGCGGACTGGGCGGGGACTTCTGGATCGAGGACCTGCTCACGAATCTGCCGGGCGGCATCATCGGCTTCCTCATCGTGGCCAACCTCGCTATCTTCATCCTCGGCTTCTTTATCGACTTCTTCGAGATCGCCTTCATCATCATCCCGCTACTCGCCGTCCCTGCGGCGCGCCTGCTTACACCGGAGTTCGGGGCCACAGCCGATGCCGCGCTCGTCTGGTTCGGCGTGATGGTCGGGATGAACCTTCAGACCTCGTTCCTGACGCCTCCATTCGGATTCGCCCTCTTTTACCTCCGCGGGGTTGCACCAGACAGCGTATCGACCATGCAGATCTATCGGGGCGCCATTCCCTTTATCGTGATTCAGTTGATTGGGTTGATCCTCATCATCCTCTATCCGGAGCTCGTCACCTGGGGCATCTGA
- a CDS encoding NUDIX hydrolase — MDSWTLLDRSHLGNFRVFDVFRHLLKSPETGEAHDFYVIDAPDWVNVIPITSDRKVVCVRQYRAGTDTVTLEIPGGMMDPGDEDPVAAAVREMREETGYVAERYESLGDVAPNPAIQSNRCYTICAWDAYRDGPQALDGTEVIDIELVDLDAIPSLIVNGRITNSLVVAAFYLLDRSREPSAT; from the coding sequence GTGGACTCCTGGACCCTGCTCGATCGATCGCACCTGGGCAACTTCCGCGTATTCGACGTATTTCGTCACCTGCTAAAGTCACCCGAAACCGGTGAGGCCCACGACTTCTACGTCATCGACGCACCGGACTGGGTCAACGTGATCCCGATCACGTCGGATCGCAAGGTCGTCTGTGTCCGGCAATACCGCGCCGGCACCGATACGGTCACGCTCGAGATTCCGGGCGGTATGATGGACCCGGGGGACGAGGATCCTGTCGCGGCGGCCGTCCGCGAGATGCGCGAAGAGACCGGCTACGTTGCGGAACGATACGAGTCACTCGGAGACGTCGCTCCGAATCCTGCAATCCAGAGCAATCGTTGCTATACGATCTGCGCGTGGGATGCCTACCGCGACGGCCCACAGGCCCTCGACGGCACGGAAGTGATCGACATCGAACTCGTCGATCTAGATGCCATTCCATCCCTCATCGTGAACGGACGCATCACAAACAGCCTCGTGGTCGCCGCCTTCTACCTGCTGGACCGATCCAGAGAGCCGTCGGCAACCTGA
- a CDS encoding alpha/beta fold hydrolase has protein sequence MPPLDATDLRHRYVSANGVRLHVVEAGPEDGVPVILLHGFPEMWYGWKHQIPAMADAGYRVIAPDQRGYNRSGKPASVAAYDLDLLAGDVVSLADDAIARSPADGVHVVGHDWGAVVAWHLASTASDRLKSLSILNVPHPSVFIDTLTSDLDQLSRSWYIFFFQIPWLPEALLRRNDFAGLRKMLRASGHRNTFTAADEERYVESWRTPGALSGMINWYRAAARRGLRQRPDRSSIPAPTQVIWGEQDVALKASMAQPSVDLCRDGRLEMIPEATHWVQHDAPDRVNRLLLEHFERTAGG, from the coding sequence ATGCCGCCCCTTGACGCGACCGATCTCCGACACCGCTACGTGTCCGCCAATGGCGTCCGACTTCACGTGGTTGAAGCAGGTCCAGAAGACGGCGTACCCGTGATTCTCCTCCACGGCTTTCCCGAGATGTGGTATGGCTGGAAACACCAGATCCCTGCTATGGCGGATGCGGGATACCGAGTCATCGCCCCCGACCAACGGGGCTACAATCGAAGTGGGAAGCCGGCGTCCGTCGCTGCCTATGACCTTGACCTGCTGGCAGGAGACGTCGTTTCCCTAGCTGATGATGCGATCGCCCGTTCGCCGGCAGACGGCGTCCATGTCGTCGGGCATGACTGGGGAGCGGTTGTCGCATGGCATCTTGCGTCGACAGCATCCGACCGGCTGAAGAGCCTCTCGATCCTGAACGTACCGCATCCGTCCGTCTTCATCGACACGCTGACGTCGGATCTCGATCAGCTCTCGCGAAGCTGGTACATCTTCTTCTTCCAGATCCCGTGGCTGCCAGAAGCGCTGCTCCGTCGAAACGACTTTGCCGGCCTTCGCAAGATGCTTCGCGCCTCCGGCCACCGGAACACGTTTACGGCCGCCGATGAGGAAAGGTACGTCGAGAGCTGGCGCACACCGGGTGCTCTCTCCGGGATGATCAACTGGTACCGCGCGGCCGCCCGGCGAGGACTCCGACAGCGTCCGGACCGATCGTCCATTCCGGCGCCAACACAGGTGATCTGGGGGGAACAGGACGTCGCACTCAAAGCGTCAATGGCCCAACCGAGCGTCGATCTGTGCCGAGACGGTCGACTTGAGATGATTCCCGAGGCCACGCACTGGGTCCAGCATGATGCCCCCGACCGCGTGAATCGGCTTCTACTTGAACACTTTGAGCGGACAGCGGGAGGTTGA
- a CDS encoding AAA family ATPase codes for MADLFDAQAEQARQERAPLADRMRPRTLDEFVGQDHILGEGKLLRRAIEADRVTSVIFYGPPGTGKTTLARIIANTTEAHFTSMNAVLSGVKDIREAIQKAKNRLRHHQTRTILFVDEVHRFNKSQQDALLPHVENGTVVFVGATTENPYFEVNNALVSRSRVFELQTLDEADLRRVAAMAITDAERGYGNLDVTVTQEAMDHLVSTSNGDARSLLNALELGIETTRPDDGTIYIDLQVAEDSIQQRAVLYDKEGDAHFDTISAFIKSLRGSDPDAALYWLARMVYAGEDPRFILRRMLIFAAEDIGLADPEALKMAQSAAAGFEYVGMPEGQFLLAECCLYLATAPKSNTAFAYFDALEHVKKETSGEVPDPMKDANRDKEGLGHGKGYKYPHAYREHYTPQQYLPNEMQGVYFYQPTDQGYEEKVAERLAEWRDRDAAEEITKRAHRYAEDKDTS; via the coding sequence ATGGCTGATCTATTCGACGCGCAGGCCGAGCAGGCCCGACAGGAGCGCGCCCCGCTGGCCGACCGGATGCGTCCGCGTACGCTCGACGAGTTTGTGGGGCAGGATCATATCCTTGGCGAAGGCAAGCTCCTCCGTCGCGCGATCGAGGCCGACCGCGTCACCTCCGTGATCTTTTACGGACCGCCGGGGACGGGCAAAACGACGCTTGCGCGGATCATCGCGAACACGACGGAGGCGCACTTTACCTCGATGAACGCCGTCCTCTCGGGCGTCAAGGACATCCGCGAGGCGATCCAGAAGGCGAAAAATCGGCTGCGCCACCACCAGACGCGGACGATCCTGTTTGTCGATGAGGTGCATCGGTTCAACAAGTCGCAGCAGGACGCGCTGCTTCCGCACGTCGAGAACGGGACCGTCGTGTTCGTGGGCGCGACGACGGAGAACCCCTATTTCGAGGTCAACAATGCTCTGGTGAGCCGGTCGCGTGTGTTCGAGTTGCAGACGCTGGACGAAGCGGACCTGCGCAGGGTGGCGGCCATGGCAATCACGGACGCGGAGCGCGGCTATGGGAATCTGGACGTGACGGTCACCCAGGAGGCGATGGATCATCTCGTGAGCACGTCGAATGGGGACGCACGCTCCCTCCTGAATGCCCTGGAACTCGGAATCGAAACGACCCGCCCGGACGATGGAACGATCTACATCGACCTGCAAGTGGCGGAGGACTCCATCCAGCAGCGTGCGGTCCTCTACGACAAGGAGGGAGATGCTCATTTCGACACGATCTCCGCGTTCATCAAGAGCCTGCGCGGCTCCGATCCGGACGCGGCGCTGTACTGGCTCGCGCGTATGGTCTACGCCGGAGAAGATCCTCGTTTCATTCTCCGACGGATGTTGATCTTCGCCGCGGAAGACATCGGCCTCGCCGATCCGGAGGCGCTGAAGATGGCGCAGAGCGCAGCGGCAGGTTTTGAGTACGTGGGCATGCCGGAGGGCCAGTTCTTGCTCGCCGAGTGCTGTCTGTACCTCGCCACGGCACCGAAGAGCAATACGGCGTTCGCGTACTTTGATGCGCTGGAGCACGTCAAGAAGGAGACGTCCGGCGAGGTGCCGGATCCGATGAAGGACGCGAACCGGGACAAGGAAGGGCTCGGCCACGGCAAGGGGTACAAGTACCCGCACGCCTACCGCGAGCACTACACGCCGCAGCAGTACCTGCCGAACGAAATGCAAGGGGTGTACTTTTACCAGCCCACGGACCAGGGCTACGAGGAAAAAGTGGCGGAGCGGTTGGCCGAGTGGCGCGACCGGGATGCCGCCGAGGAGATCACGAAGCGCGCGCACCGCTACGCGGAGGATAAGGACACGTCTTGA
- a CDS encoding DUF4385 domain-containing protein has product MPVEYDIDFRSQPEAYRYSSDERGVFKVEPYKSELLPHWSYVDAEAAEKSVAAIQSRYLTYRDANDFVGMDMARKYLQMGFTRAMRYAKYPGGKKYDDDGEKREPQEWADPDKREAAVIFRQAWQEVREDDLYQERKQRHVDEVFEPEVSPM; this is encoded by the coding sequence ATGCCTGTCGAATATGACATCGACTTCCGAAGCCAGCCGGAGGCCTATCGGTACTCCTCCGACGAGCGCGGGGTGTTCAAGGTCGAGCCGTACAAAAGCGAGCTCTTGCCGCACTGGTCGTACGTAGATGCAGAGGCAGCGGAGAAGTCCGTGGCGGCGATCCAGTCACGTTATCTAACGTACCGGGACGCGAACGACTTTGTCGGGATGGATATGGCCCGGAAATACCTGCAGATGGGATTCACGCGGGCGATGCGATATGCAAAGTATCCCGGCGGAAAGAAGTACGACGACGACGGGGAGAAGCGAGAGCCTCAGGAGTGGGCGGATCCGGATAAGCGCGAAGCCGCAGTCATCTTTCGCCAGGCATGGCAGGAGGTGCGCGAAGACGATCTCTACCAGGAACGGAAGCAGCGCCACGTTGACGAGGTGTTCGAGCCGGAGGTCTCGCCGATGTAA
- a CDS encoding alpha/beta hydrolase translates to MPERTRRTLTVSRTARICCLGNPDAPEHVFVLHGYGQKADDFIRPFERIATDGRYIVAPEALSRFYTDEMGEHKTVGASWMTRRDREQEIDDYVGYLDDVATSVSAEETPNTRTVVGFSQGAATASRWALLGSTSVDRLILWAGAPAQDLDLDEHAPRLRDMSLTIVVGSNDSWITPNRLERMTRVLEAYDIPTDIHRFDGGHRLHGDTLRSLFSSV, encoded by the coding sequence ATGCCCGAACGTACTCGACGCACGCTCACCGTCTCACGAACAGCCCGAATTTGCTGTTTGGGCAACCCGGACGCGCCCGAACATGTCTTCGTTCTGCATGGCTACGGCCAGAAAGCTGACGATTTTATCCGGCCCTTTGAGCGAATTGCAACGGACGGGCGGTACATCGTCGCGCCCGAGGCCCTCTCGCGGTTTTACACGGACGAGATGGGCGAGCATAAAACGGTCGGTGCATCGTGGATGACGCGGCGTGATCGCGAGCAAGAAATCGATGATTACGTCGGGTACCTCGATGACGTCGCCACCTCCGTTTCGGCAGAAGAAACGCCCAACACGCGGACGGTTGTCGGATTTTCGCAGGGAGCAGCCACGGCCTCGCGGTGGGCGCTGCTTGGCTCGACCTCCGTTGACCGGCTAATTCTATGGGCCGGGGCACCGGCACAGGACCTCGATCTTGACGAGCATGCACCGCGGCTACGGGACATGTCGCTTACGATCGTTGTCGGAAGCAACGATTCGTGGATCACTCCGAATCGACTGGAGCGCATGACTCGCGTCCTTGAGGCATACGACATCCCAACCGACATTCACCGCTTCGACGGCGGTCATCGGCTCCATGGCGACACCCTCCGGTCGCTATTTTCGTCCGTGTAG
- a CDS encoding DJ-1/PfpI family protein, with protein MSDEAAIGILVFDDIEELDLAGPWEVFSAWGETGSGPPCVAIGASTDPVRCRFGLTVTPDVSIGETPPLQAVVVPGGDGSRQAAKNANLIEFVRDVSKDVRAVLSVCTGVRVLRAAGLLRGRTVTTHREAFGEVRAWPEADLDEDARYVQDGSIWTSAGVTAGIDLALAAVEAWSTREEADRVRAYLEYAGGRTE; from the coding sequence ATGAGCGATGAGGCGGCCATCGGCATTCTGGTATTTGACGACATCGAAGAACTTGATCTTGCCGGGCCCTGGGAGGTGTTCTCCGCTTGGGGAGAGACGGGCAGTGGTCCGCCATGCGTTGCGATCGGAGCAAGCACCGATCCGGTACGGTGTCGCTTCGGGTTGACGGTGACGCCGGATGTGTCCATCGGGGAGACTCCGCCGCTTCAGGCTGTGGTGGTCCCCGGGGGCGATGGATCCCGACAAGCCGCCAAGAATGCCAACCTCATCGAATTCGTACGAGACGTGTCGAAGGACGTGCGCGCGGTGCTGTCCGTGTGTACCGGCGTCCGAGTTCTTCGAGCGGCCGGTCTTCTAAGGGGGCGAACAGTCACGACGCACCGTGAGGCGTTTGGTGAAGTGCGGGCGTGGCCCGAGGCGGACCTCGATGAGGACGCTCGGTACGTGCAAGACGGCTCGATCTGGACCTCGGCTGGCGTAACGGCGGGCATCGATCTGGCGCTGGCTGCCGTAGAGGCCTGGTCAACGCGGGAGGAAGCGGACCGCGTGCGAGCGTATCTCGAGTACGCCGGTGGTCGGACGGAATAG
- a CDS encoding sugar-binding protein, translated as MFSIEAQAQTRSVDLKRLTGNDAITIDGQVDDLWDDATISPIDRTVDGVSGPTDASDLQAQWRAAWDDTNLYILIEVTDDQVNDDNEANDGFGVDDDSPELYIDLDHGGNASPGSSRPNCYYDDNDYQLIFEDDITYLGYCNFGGDSSGDDMPAVTFAESGTASGYRVEASIPWTALGASAPTAGDVIGIDVHINDDDDGGGRDHKLTWNDEGTEEAFGQPDSFGDATLTATPLPVEIASFTAALNEGTVVLEWATTSETNNAGFDVQRRVADKGWTTVASVEGAGTTTAKQTYRIADTDLPFDASRIAYRLRQVDVDGTATFSDAVFVDRTAAQRLQLRSVYPNPAQSEFTVEFEVPETVANVQLTLHDMLGRTVRTFAVGATGRTARQVKLDGLASGIYLLRLVAGDQVQTQKVVVAR; from the coding sequence GTGTTTTCGATCGAGGCGCAGGCGCAGACGCGTTCTGTAGACCTGAAGCGTCTCACCGGAAACGATGCCATTACGATCGACGGTCAGGTCGACGACCTTTGGGATGATGCTACCATTTCACCGATCGATCGGACGGTGGACGGCGTGTCCGGGCCGACCGATGCGAGTGATCTGCAGGCTCAGTGGCGGGCCGCCTGGGACGATACGAACCTCTACATTCTCATCGAGGTCACGGACGACCAGGTGAACGACGACAACGAGGCGAATGATGGTTTTGGAGTCGACGATGACTCGCCCGAGTTATACATCGATCTGGATCATGGCGGGAACGCTTCGCCCGGCAGCTCACGGCCAAACTGCTACTACGATGACAATGACTATCAGCTGATTTTTGAGGACGATATCACGTACCTCGGGTACTGCAACTTCGGGGGCGATTCGAGCGGCGATGATATGCCGGCCGTCACGTTTGCCGAGTCCGGGACTGCCAGTGGATATCGTGTCGAAGCATCCATTCCATGGACGGCGCTCGGCGCATCCGCTCCGACCGCTGGTGACGTGATCGGCATCGACGTTCACATCAACGACGATGACGATGGAGGTGGACGGGATCACAAGCTGACCTGGAACGACGAGGGTACAGAAGAGGCGTTTGGCCAGCCCGATTCCTTTGGCGATGCGACGTTGACGGCGACACCTCTCCCGGTCGAAATCGCGTCATTTACCGCCGCATTGAATGAGGGAACCGTGGTCCTGGAATGGGCGACGACGTCGGAGACGAACAACGCCGGGTTCGATGTCCAGCGCCGTGTCGCTGATAAAGGCTGGACGACCGTCGCTTCCGTCGAGGGGGCCGGCACGACGACAGCAAAGCAAACATACCGTATCGCCGATACTGACCTTCCATTCGACGCATCCCGGATCGCGTATCGTCTACGGCAGGTCGATGTGGACGGCACGGCGACATTCTCCGATGCTGTTTTTGTCGACCGAACGGCAGCCCAGCGGTTGCAGCTTCGCTCTGTTTACCCGAACCCGGCCCAGTCCGAGTTCACTGTGGAATTTGAGGTCCCGGAGACCGTTGCCAATGTGCAACTGACGCTCCACGATATGCTTGGCAGGACCGTTCGGACGTTCGCCGTCGGGGCGACCGGGCGCACGGCCAGGCAAGTCAAGCTGGACGGTCTCGCGTCGGGAATTTACCTGCTTCGACTCGTCGCTGGAGACCAGGTTCAAACGCAAAAAGTCGTCGTGGCCCGGTAG
- a CDS encoding outer membrane beta-barrel protein, with protein sequence MKRLLVALVTTLIFVTSPAIAQDRFGAEFRAGAHFATEDVGEADLNTGFGTEFIVSYRFLPQFGLYAGFGYHRFTSDDTFGGDDVVLEETGYTFGVQFENLLPDRSFGYFLRAGGLLNHMEFDTESSDFSTDHSLGWQVEVGPLFTFGNQWSIKPGIRYHSLSQDVDVAGTEFEVDLTYISVGASVGWRF encoded by the coding sequence ATGAAACGACTTCTTGTAGCACTTGTCACAACGCTCATCTTTGTCACCTCGCCGGCGATAGCCCAGGATCGGTTTGGCGCTGAATTTCGCGCCGGAGCGCATTTTGCAACTGAGGACGTCGGCGAAGCAGATCTCAATACGGGCTTCGGCACCGAGTTCATTGTATCGTACCGATTCCTGCCTCAGTTCGGATTGTACGCCGGTTTTGGATACCACCGGTTCACGTCCGACGATACATTCGGCGGAGATGATGTCGTTCTCGAGGAAACGGGATACACGTTTGGTGTGCAGTTCGAAAACCTTCTGCCGGATCGCAGCTTTGGCTACTTCCTACGGGCCGGAGGCCTTCTCAATCACATGGAGTTTGACACGGAAAGTAGTGATTTTAGTACCGACCACAGTCTCGGCTGGCAGGTCGAGGTCGGACCGCTCTTCACGTTTGGAAATCAGTGGTCCATCAAACCGGGCATCCGGTACCACTCGCTCTCGCAGGATGTAGACGTTGCCGGGACGGAGTTCGAGGTGGATCTAACGTACATTAGCGTCGGCGCGTCCGTTGGATGGAGGTTCTAG
- a CDS encoding porin family protein — protein MIKKLTLAGLLLLLIGASPTFAQIDIKPGVSVGLNLASVRGDDAPDELDRRNGFRAGAILMIDPVGPLAFQPEVLYQQKGYKSTIESGRQEITSTYKINYAQINGLVKFQVPLAGPVSPSFFAGPAIGFKVSESVERSGDTGTISFPDQDASGTDVSAILGLGMDISIGVTTLTVDARYGLGLTNLPEDGDTSIKNSTFGISAGVLF, from the coding sequence ATGATCAAAAAACTTACTCTCGCGGGCCTTCTCCTCCTTCTCATTGGCGCATCGCCTACCTTCGCCCAAATCGACATCAAACCCGGCGTGAGTGTTGGCCTCAACCTCGCCAGCGTTCGTGGAGATGACGCTCCCGATGAACTCGACCGACGCAACGGTTTTCGAGCCGGCGCCATCCTGATGATCGACCCCGTTGGTCCGCTCGCCTTTCAACCCGAGGTATTGTACCAGCAGAAGGGGTATAAGAGCACCATTGAGTCCGGCCGACAGGAAATCACCTCGACGTACAAAATCAATTACGCGCAGATCAATGGGCTCGTCAAATTCCAGGTACCCCTCGCTGGACCGGTATCCCCGTCGTTCTTCGCTGGTCCCGCCATTGGCTTCAAGGTAAGTGAGTCTGTAGAGAGAAGCGGAGATACGGGGACGATCTCGTTTCCCGACCAAGACGCGTCCGGAACCGACGTAAGTGCCATCCTCGGCCTCGGAATGGATATCTCGATCGGCGTCACAACGCTCACCGTGGACGCGCGCTACGGCCTTGGCCTCACCAACCTACCGGAGGACGGCGATACCTCAATAAAAAACAGCACGTTCGGCATCTCGGCTGGCGTCCTGTTTTAG